The following proteins are encoded in a genomic region of Marasmius oreades isolate 03SP1 chromosome 10, whole genome shotgun sequence:
- a CDS encoding uncharacterized protein (BUSCO:EOG09263ZW6), which yields MSRLSVLSTASSIEHVSSNVPRPPRPSILDRNLNKTRVADVSGSAFSFLFSELVQYTQSRVTGINDLERRLNTLGYRVGSRVLEITVWRAESSSKAPKREIRLLPALMFIHTHIWRAVFGKPADAIEKSVENADEYMIVDNDPLIERHISVPKDFSQLSCSSFTAGIVEAVLDGLCFPARVTAHNTPNSQYPSRTTILIKLEKSVLEREEVLKT from the exons ATGTCGCGACTTTCAGTACTATCGACCGCCTCGTCCATTGAACATGTATCGTCCAACGTTCCCCGGCCACCCCGACCCAGTATACTCGATAGAAATCTGAACAAGACTCGTGTGGCAGACGTTTCTGGATCAGCGTTTAGCTTCCTTTTCTCTGAACTCGTGCAATACACACAAAGCCGAGTAACAGGTATCAATGACCTCGAACGGCG TTTAAACACACTCGGATACCGTGTTGGCTCTAGAGTCCTGGAGATTACCGTTTGGCGAGCGGAATCCTCCTCAAAAGCACCCAAACGCGAAATCAGACTTTTACCAGCTCTCATGTTTATTCACACACACATATGGCGTGCGGTATTCGGGAAACCTGCGGATGCGATTGAGAAGAGTGTTGAGAATGCAGATGAAT ATATGATTGTAGACAACGATCCTCTGATCGAAAGACACATCTCTGTACCGAAAGATTTTTCTCAGCTTAGCTGTTCGTCATTCACGGCTGGTATTGTCGAAGCTGTTCTTGATGGTTTATGTTTT CCTGCCCGAGTTACCGCTCATAACACTCCCAATTCACAATACCCTTCTCGGACTACGATTCTCATCAAGTTAGAGAAGTCGGTGTTGGAGCGAGAGGAGGTTTTGAAGACGTAG
- a CDS encoding uncharacterized protein (BUSCO:EOG09261EMF), with protein MLNSFPAVTQLRSSLLTQPLNKDAVPPTEELESLFSELKILKQRSVDRTKKAESDVRIVEESFRRMKDRERDKGKGRERPEDTRIKDRDREKDREKARERGGSRASVTLTEGGSSGRSVSTVGDRVEKIKKERDHSPPTDITTIRQRLAQSGSSGPTSSKVSYDKGSEDKKKKKKRKRDEGSEVETEPSHVKSVKAGTGTSAGSATPQHPSLSHSSSSNAHGHPNKGSVSLTKTFPSSASASGSTTGYFKNLPDFSLPSAPIAPLLPTRPQYTPVQKHYSAVAEAAASSSLEPSTSQLPSSSDPSSSQPPTSQLPLPRHPHLPKYEPILHGPPSSHPAHPLHPLDIHDDFSKLKAPAQILVGTFYASIEPWIRAIKEEDVGFLEWEGDIVEPFVMPKLGRWYESVWDDLDNGVKNVDPEPTGNKNWDPHNTSFAAPEPQWDPSTLKDEDLQNEEHGHGPLTERLISALMPIEGAMNSWKGVKAAEDAMEGRPGGSGAAASKRDKVVSVADLETRIRDTMRAYGLMGPRSSGGGEGGEGSVTMDASGMPDYSEKVDDPIATALRHAQAELRTVSATNRARKLRVAAIAKDRLSYQEYLDLRDSLDKNINLAYAKLQKRDSGSTRGRKKGKKDKDKERGDSVALSVNGVSASVSGTPAPNANGIDGEPPPPCPAALGLGPDPETNHLVVAEHLNSLVETRRKWVDTVGGVFEAMEKETPGRIWGIPQRSIYEGLEAEVEEILKERMGLLANMNGSNDGPAVNGHVNGAAKMDGIVETGVAKRSHLSSKGKERQRVDEMDIS; from the exons ATGCTCAATTCGTTCCCGGCGGTCACACAGCTTCGTTCTTCGTTGCTTACACAACCTCTCAACAAGGATGCTGTTCCTCCAACTGAAGAACTCGAGTCACTGTTCTCAGAATTGAAAATATTGAAGCAACGGAGTGTCGATCGGACGAAGAAAGCGGAGTCGGATGTGAGGATTGTGgaggaaagctttcggagGATGAAGGACAGAGAAAGAGATAAAGGGAAAGGTCGAGAAAGGCCGGAAGATACGCGGATAAAGGACAGAGATAGGGAGAAAGACCGGGAGAAAGCGAGAGAGCGGGGAGGGTCCCGCGCCTCGGTCACGCTGACCGAAGGTGGTTCGTCTGGTCGGAGTGTTAGCACAGTTGGTGATAGGGTTGAAAAGATCAAGAAAGAGAGGGATC ATTCTCCTCCTACGGATATTACTACTATACGACAACGACTAGCCCAGAGTGGGTCAAGTGGACCAACCTCGAGCAAGGTATCTTACGATAAAGG ATCGGaagacaaaaagaagaaaaagaagcggAAGCGAGACGAGGGAAGTGAAGTTGAAACAG AACCGTCACACGTGAAGTCCGTTAAGGCTGGAACTGGAACAAGTGCTGGCTCG GCTACGCCACAACACCCCTCCTTATCGCACTCGAGCTCCTCAAATGCTCACGGACATCCGAATAAAGGTTCCGTTTCATTAACAAAAACCTTCCCGTCATCTGCGTCGGCTAGCGGAAGTACTACAGGATACTTCAAG AATCTACCGGATTTCTCGTTACCCTCCGCGCCAATAGCTCCTCTCTTACCAACACGGCCACAATATACGCCCGTTCAGAAACATTATTCTGCAGTAGCGGAGGCAgcagcttcatcttctttagAACCCTCCACCAGTCAATTACCGTCTTCCTCcgatccttcttcttctcagcCGCCAACAAGTCAATTACCCCTCCCGCGACACCCCCACCTTCCAAAGTACGAACCGATACTACATGGCCCGCCCTCATCACACCCTGCACATCCTCTCCATCCTCTTGATATCCACGACGACTTCAGTAAATTAAAAGCCCCAGCACAGATCCTGGTTGGCACATTCTACGCTAGTATAGAACCATGGATACGTGCcatcaaagaagaagacgttGGTTTTTTAGAATGGGAAGGAGACATTGTGGAACCGTTTGTCATGCCAAAGCTGGGGCGGTGGTACGAGAGTGTCTGGGATGACTTAGATAACGGTGTCAAGAATGTTGATCCTGAACCGACAGGGAATAAGAATTGGGATCCACACAATACGAGTTTTGCTGCTCCAGAACCGCAATGGGATCCTTCGACGTTGAAGGATGAAGATCTGCAGAATGAAGAGCATGGGCATGGACCGTTGACGGAGAGGCTGATATCGGCGTTGATGCCGATAGAGGGTGCAATGAATAGCTGGAAAG GTGTAAAAGCAGCGGAGGACGCTATGGAGGGCCGACCAGGAGGTAGCGGTGCTGCAGCTTCGAAAAGGGATAAGGTGGTGAGCGTAGCGGACTTGGAGACTAGGATTCGGGACACTATGAGAGCATACGGATTAATGGGTCCTCGTTCTTCTGGTGGTGGCGAGGGAGGTGAAGGATCAGTCACAATGGATGCCAGTGGAATG CCCGACTACTCTGAGAAAGTCGACGATCCGATCGCTACTGCTTTGCGCCATGCTCAAGCTGAGCTACGAACCGTCTCGGCCACGAATCGCGCACGTAAGCTGCGAGTGGCAGCTATTGCAAAAGATCGATTGAGTTATCAAGAGTACCTCGATTTGAGGGATTCCCTTGACAAGAATATAAATTTAGCCTACGCGAAGCTGCAAAAAAGGGATTCGGGGAGTACGAGAGGCAgaaagaaggggaagaaggatAAGGACAAAGAAAGGGGAGATTCAGTTGCGTTGTCAGTAAATGGCGTTTCGGCGAGTGTTAGCGGAACCCCAGCTCCGAATGCTAATGGGATTGATGGCgaacctccaccaccttGTCCTGCCGCCCTTGGGTTAGGACCGGATCCGGAAACCAATCATTTAGTGGTCGCGGAGCACCTGAACAGCCTTGTTGAAACTCGTCGAAAGTGGGTGGATACTGTCGGTGGAGTTTTTGAGGCGATGGAGAAGGAAACTCCAGGGAGAATATGGGGAATTCCGCAACGCAGTATCTACGAAGGGCTGGAAGCGGAAGTAGAGG